The genomic region CAGCCATCCCTCGCATGATAAAACGTTCACCATCGAAAAAACCGTCAATAATTTTCAACTCATCTATCATTTGTCGCTGCTCCTTTTTTAGAAGGCAATATGCTCCAAATTTATTATATGGCGTAACGTGTTCAAAATTTTAGAAGCGTGGTCATCTCTTACAAATAAAAGTCCTCTAATGATTTATCGATCTCATCCTGTGTAATTCCGATATATCGCTTTGTGACGCTTGGCGCGGAATGATTAAAGATTTCTTGAAGCATGGCCACATCCTTAGTGCGCTTGTAATAGTGATAACCAAACGTTTTTCTTAATGTGTGTGTGCCGATCTCTGTTAACCCCACTTTTTCCGCTGCTCGATTTAATATTTTATAAGCCTGTACACGCTGTATGGGCTTTTTCGTGCGTTGGCTAGGAAATAGATAGTCTTCATCGTGCATATTAGCCGTATATTCGTCTATTTCCTTCCGCAAAGTTGAATTAATGACAAATCGCTTATGTTTATCCGTCTTCTTTTCTTTGATCGTGATATGAGTTTTATTCCTCACGTCTTTTACCTGGAGCGGCAATAGATCACTAATTCGTAAACCTGTGTTGATGCCCATGACGAATAAAAAGTAATCCCTGTAACTATCGTGTTTTAAAACTAGCTTCACTTCTTCGATCTTTTCCTTTGATCTGATCGGCTGAACCTCATTCATCTTCAACCCCTCCTTATACAATATGTTTCTTTTTTTGATAACTACATCATACAATATGTTTCCTTATTAAACAAGGGAAACCATAAAAAAGGCGGAAAATGGCTTGATATCAAGGTTTGCAGCTGTTTTTCATTAGGAAACAAAAGATACATTGTGTTTCTTCTTTTTATTATTTTTCTCTTTTTATTAGGCTTGAAGTAAAT from Bacillus sp. FJAT-52991 harbors:
- a CDS encoding site-specific integrase; amino-acid sequence: MNEVQPIRSKEKIEEVKLVLKHDSYRDYFLFVMGINTGLRISDLLPLQVKDVRNKTHITIKEKKTDKHKRFVINSTLRKEIDEYTANMHDEDYLFPSQRTKKPIQRVQAYKILNRAAEKVGLTEIGTHTLRKTFGYHYYKRTKDVAMLQEIFNHSAPSVTKRYIGITQDEIDKSLEDFYL